A genomic segment from Acidimicrobiales bacterium encodes:
- a CDS encoding cytochrome P450, with protein MASPADQTLSAPTLSDIDLTNPDVFAERMPHDWFDLLRREAPVWQHPPTDEHPEPFWVVSSFEHISEAHRSGTLFSHQTGPGRDGAGGIALNDIADGRGPGLQMVMTDPPQHTRYRKLVNTGFTPRMVRRMEEVMRLRTNIILDRICEQGSADFVLDVAAELPLMAIADIIGVPDEDREQLLDWSNRTIGGSDPEYQDEPTGDEDSDHSTTYESAMIEMAFYAHGLTDQKRAQPEDDLWTVLTSATVTLDDGTVTELTDLERDLFFTLLLVAGNETTRNAISLGLMGFMDHPDQWATVVETGEMTDDAVDEILRYTSPVNYFRRTATADTELGGQQIRAGDKVTLWYPSGNRDEKVYDDPHRLDLTRTDNHHLAFGGGGAHFCLGANLAKLELKLIFEGLAARLPDITITGPADRLRMNFVNGIKHLPVEFTPSQPVLTTSSAG; from the coding sequence ATGGCATCGCCCGCCGACCAGACCCTGAGCGCCCCGACCCTTAGCGATATAGACCTGACCAATCCGGATGTGTTCGCCGAGCGAATGCCCCACGACTGGTTCGACTTGCTTCGGCGGGAGGCCCCGGTATGGCAGCACCCACCGACCGACGAGCACCCCGAGCCGTTCTGGGTGGTGTCGTCGTTCGAGCACATCTCCGAGGCCCACCGGTCGGGCACGCTCTTTTCCCACCAGACTGGTCCGGGACGCGACGGTGCGGGAGGCATCGCCCTGAACGACATCGCTGACGGGCGCGGGCCGGGCCTCCAGATGGTGATGACCGACCCGCCGCAGCACACCCGCTACCGCAAGCTGGTCAACACCGGCTTCACGCCCCGCATGGTCCGGCGCATGGAAGAGGTCATGCGTCTGCGGACCAACATCATCCTGGATCGCATCTGCGAGCAGGGAAGCGCCGACTTCGTCCTCGACGTGGCTGCTGAACTGCCGCTCATGGCAATCGCCGACATCATCGGCGTGCCCGACGAGGACCGTGAGCAGCTCCTGGACTGGTCCAACCGCACCATCGGCGGGAGCGACCCCGAGTACCAGGACGAGCCGACCGGCGACGAGGACTCCGATCACAGCACCACCTACGAGTCGGCCATGATCGAGATGGCCTTCTACGCGCACGGGTTGACCGACCAGAAGCGGGCCCAGCCCGAGGATGACCTGTGGACCGTCCTCACTTCGGCCACGGTCACGCTCGACGACGGCACGGTCACCGAGCTGACCGACCTCGAGCGTGACCTCTTCTTCACCCTGTTACTGGTGGCTGGCAACGAGACGACGCGCAACGCAATCTCACTAGGCCTGATGGGCTTCATGGACCATCCGGACCAGTGGGCCACAGTGGTCGAGACCGGCGAGATGACCGACGATGCGGTTGACGAGATCCTCCGGTACACCAGCCCGGTTAACTACTTCCGTCGGACGGCCACCGCCGACACCGAGCTGGGTGGGCAACAGATCCGGGCCGGCGACAAGGTCACACTCTGGTATCCGTCAGGCAACCGGGACGAGAAGGTCTACGACGACCCCCACCGCCTCGACCTGACCCGGACCGACAACCACCACCTGGCCTTCGGTGGCGGAGGGGCGCACTTCTGCCTGGGGGCCAACCTGGCCAAGCTGGAACTGAAGCTCATCTTCGAGGGCCTGGCTGC